In the Sphingomonas sp. LM7 genome, one interval contains:
- the dinB gene encoding DNA polymerase IV has protein sequence MSDAPVRKIIHIDMDAFFASVEQRDAPDLRGRPVAVGYAAARGVVAAASYEARTFGVRSALPSVTALRRCPELVFVPPRFEVYKSVSRQIHAIFADYTELIQPLSLDEAYLDVTADRRGLETAWATAKAIRARILEETGLTASAGISYNKFLAKLASDQRKPNGQFAVTPEMGAAWVETLPVSRFHGVGPVTAAKMKRLGIETGADLRDKSLDFLRQHFGSSAEWYHAIARGQDERPVNPSRERKSSGSETTFDRDLTEPGEIEAGVLRMADDVWGWCDKAQAFGRTVTVKVKFADFKQITRSKSFAGVVRSHEALRAASRELIGLVLPPEKGIRLVGVTVSNFEVEAAETGALPLFGAGGDQLAGRL, from the coding sequence GTGAGCGATGCACCCGTCCGGAAGATCATCCATATCGACATGGACGCCTTCTTCGCGTCGGTGGAGCAGCGCGATGCGCCCGACTTGCGCGGGCGGCCGGTGGCGGTGGGCTATGCGGCGGCGCGCGGCGTAGTGGCGGCGGCAAGCTATGAGGCGCGGACCTTCGGAGTGCGATCGGCGCTGCCTTCTGTAACGGCGCTGCGGCGCTGCCCCGAACTGGTGTTCGTGCCGCCGCGATTCGAGGTCTACAAATCGGTGTCGCGGCAGATCCACGCGATTTTCGCCGACTATACCGAGCTGATCCAGCCGTTGTCGCTCGACGAAGCCTATCTCGACGTCACTGCCGACCGGCGCGGGCTGGAGACCGCCTGGGCGACTGCGAAGGCGATCCGCGCGCGGATATTGGAGGAGACCGGACTGACGGCCTCCGCGGGGATTTCGTACAACAAGTTCCTTGCCAAGCTTGCCTCGGACCAGCGCAAGCCCAATGGGCAGTTCGCCGTGACGCCCGAGATGGGCGCGGCGTGGGTGGAAACGCTGCCGGTGTCGCGCTTCCATGGCGTGGGGCCAGTGACTGCGGCCAAGATGAAGCGGCTGGGGATCGAGACCGGCGCGGATCTGCGCGACAAGTCGCTCGACTTCCTGCGCCAGCATTTCGGCAGCTCGGCCGAATGGTATCACGCCATCGCGCGGGGACAGGACGAGCGGCCGGTGAACCCGTCGCGCGAGCGCAAATCCTCGGGCTCGGAAACCACGTTCGACCGCGATCTGACCGAGCCGGGCGAGATCGAGGCAGGCGTGCTGCGCATGGCCGATGATGTCTGGGGCTGGTGCGACAAGGCGCAGGCATTCGGGCGGACGGTGACGGTGAAGGTCAAGTTCGCCGACTTCAAGCAGATCACCCGGAGCAAGAGCTTCGCGGGCGTGGTGCGCAGCCACGAGGCGCTGCGCGCGGCGAGCCGCGAGCTGATCGGACTGGTGCTGCCGCCGGAAAAGGGCATCCGGCTGGTCGGCGTCACGGTTTCGAACTTCGAGGTGGAGGCGGCCGAGACGGGGGCGCTGCCGCTGTTCGGGGCGGGAGGCGATCAATTGGCAGGGCGGCTTTAG
- the cmk gene encoding (d)CMP kinase has product MIIAVDGPAASGKGTIARALARHYGMPHLDTGLLYRAVAATVLREALDPAIEADAVAACSFEDSLLDDAWLRTDEVGKTASVVSAHPLVRAALLQRQRKFAQQAGGAVLDGRDIGTVIAPDAQVKLFVKATPTIRAQRRHLELRKQGANVSLDKVLTDIRARDERDSQRLSAPMRQAEDAVVLDTSFLSIDAAIQRAIALVEERAKG; this is encoded by the coding sequence ATGATCATCGCCGTCGACGGACCTGCGGCTTCGGGCAAGGGCACCATCGCCCGTGCGCTCGCGCGGCATTATGGAATGCCGCACCTCGATACCGGGCTGCTCTATCGCGCCGTCGCCGCGACGGTGCTGCGCGAGGCGCTGGACCCGGCAATAGAGGCCGACGCGGTCGCCGCCTGCAGTTTCGAGGACAGCCTGCTCGACGACGCCTGGCTGCGGACGGACGAGGTCGGCAAGACGGCTTCGGTAGTATCTGCGCATCCGCTGGTGCGCGCGGCCCTGCTCCAGCGCCAGCGCAAGTTCGCGCAGCAGGCCGGCGGCGCCGTGCTCGACGGCCGCGACATCGGCACGGTGATCGCGCCCGACGCGCAGGTGAAGCTGTTCGTCAAGGCGACGCCGACGATCCGCGCGCAGCGACGCCATCTGGAACTGCGCAAACAGGGCGCCAATGTGAGCCTCGACAAGGTGCTCACAGACATCCGCGCCCGCGACGAGCGCGACTCGCAGCGCCTGTCCGCGCCGATGCGCCAGGCCGAGGACGCCGTGGTGCTGGACACCAGCTTCCTGTCGATCGACGCCGCAATCCAGCGCGCGATCGCGCTGGTCGAGGAACGTGCCAAGGGCTGA
- the nadC gene encoding carboxylating nicotinate-nucleotide diphosphorylase encodes MPFTLDHFDLAAFVRATLAEDLGDTGDITSAAVIPADAVFEGTMDSRDAITVAGLPIAEAFFRALDPEAEIERLVEDGQSVPAGTDLLRLRGKARAMLTAERSALNTVQHLSGIATLTRSYVDAIQGTGAKLLDTRKTIPGLRVLEKYATRMGGAQNHRMGLWDAAMIKDNHVGVAGSIGEAVRRAVAAGIASIIVEVDRIDQIAPALDAGATHLLLDNMAPEMLRGAVALVAGRVPTEASGGVRLDTIGAIAATGVTYVSVGRLTQSAPAADIGLDFTAA; translated from the coding sequence ATGCCCTTCACCCTCGACCATTTCGACCTCGCTGCCTTCGTGCGCGCCACGCTCGCCGAAGATCTCGGCGACACCGGCGACATCACCTCCGCCGCGGTGATTCCCGCCGACGCGGTGTTCGAAGGCACGATGGACAGCCGCGACGCGATAACCGTCGCCGGACTTCCGATCGCCGAAGCATTCTTCCGCGCGCTCGACCCCGAGGCCGAGATCGAGCGGCTGGTCGAGGATGGGCAGAGCGTCCCGGCCGGCACTGACCTCCTCCGCCTGCGCGGCAAGGCTCGCGCGATGCTCACTGCCGAGCGTTCGGCGCTCAACACCGTCCAGCACCTCTCGGGCATCGCCACGCTCACCCGATCCTATGTCGATGCCATCCAGGGCACCGGCGCCAAGCTGCTCGACACGCGAAAGACCATCCCCGGCCTGCGCGTGCTCGAGAAATACGCCACGCGTATGGGCGGCGCGCAGAACCACCGCATGGGGCTGTGGGACGCGGCGATGATCAAGGACAACCATGTCGGCGTCGCCGGTTCGATCGGCGAAGCGGTGCGCCGCGCCGTCGCCGCGGGCATCGCCAGCATCATCGTCGAAGTCGACCGGATCGACCAGATCGCGCCTGCGCTCGACGCCGGCGCGACGCATCTGCTGCTCGACAACATGGCTCCGGAAATGCTGCGCGGGGCCGTCGCGCTGGTCGCCGGCCGCGTGCCGACCGAAGCTTCAGGCGGTGTCCGTCTCGACACGATCGGCGCGATCGCGGCCACCGGCGTTACTTATGTCAGCGTCGGTCGTCTCACCCAGTCCGCCCCCGCCGCCGATATCGGGCTCGACTTCACGGCCGCCTGA
- a CDS encoding DUF1488 family protein, whose translation MSAQQLEIDNSTVFDNLDERQVEFDGEVDGEEYQFAVLYSVLEALTGDQPDGDAESSFRQHIDTIREAGLSALSNGPDRPLIVISESDLDR comes from the coding sequence ATGTCCGCCCAGCAACTCGAAATCGATAACTCCACCGTGTTCGACAATCTCGACGAGCGTCAGGTGGAGTTCGACGGCGAAGTTGATGGCGAGGAATATCAGTTCGCGGTTTTATACAGCGTTCTCGAAGCACTCACCGGAGACCAGCCTGACGGCGATGCTGAGAGCAGCTTCCGACAGCACATCGACACCATTCGCGAAGCGGGCCTTTCGGCGCTGTCGAACGGTCCGGATCGTCCCCTCATCGTGATCAGCGAAAGCGATCTCGACCGGTAG
- a CDS encoding integration host factor subunit beta, with amino-acid sequence MIRSELVQMLVDDNPGLSAREVEKIVSVFFDEIVARLTEDGRVELRGFGAFSTRARDGRTGRNPRTGETVDVAAKRVPYFKPGKEMRVRLNV; translated from the coding sequence ATGATCCGTTCGGAACTCGTGCAAATGCTGGTCGACGACAATCCCGGCCTTTCGGCACGGGAAGTCGAGAAGATCGTCTCGGTATTCTTCGATGAAATCGTTGCCCGGCTGACCGAGGACGGTCGAGTCGAGCTGCGCGGCTTCGGCGCGTTCTCCACCCGCGCACGCGATGGCCGCACCGGCCGCAACCCGCGCACCGGCGAGACCGTGGACGTCGCAGCCAAGCGCGTCCCCTATTTCAAGCCCGGCAAGGAAATGCGCGTCCGCCTCAACGTCTGA
- a CDS encoding DUF4112 domain-containing protein, with the protein MATGFGAAAKNLPLGKDPAHVRRRIEAMEHLLERSFTIPGTRFPVGLDVVLDLVPGIGTTVAAAMGAYMAWEARNLGMSKTQVARMAGNVGFDWMLGMIPWVGAIPDLFFRSNTRNLRIIKKHLDKHHPASVTIEQ; encoded by the coding sequence ATGGCAACGGGATTCGGCGCGGCGGCGAAGAACCTGCCGCTGGGCAAGGATCCCGCGCACGTCCGGCGGCGGATCGAGGCGATGGAGCATCTGCTGGAGCGCAGCTTCACCATTCCCGGCACCCGCTTTCCGGTCGGCCTCGACGTGGTACTCGATCTCGTCCCCGGCATCGGCACGACGGTCGCCGCGGCGATGGGCGCGTATATGGCGTGGGAGGCGCGCAACCTCGGCATGTCGAAGACCCAGGTCGCGCGGATGGCAGGCAATGTCGGGTTCGACTGGATGCTGGGGATGATCCCCTGGGTTGGCGCGATCCCGGATCTTTTCTTCCGGTCGAACACCCGCAACCTGCGCATCATCAAGAAGCATCTCGACAAGCATCACCCGGCTAGCGTGACGATCGAGCAATAG
- a CDS encoding ParD-like family protein, which yields MGIVNIEDDLHEQVRRASRVSLRSINAQAAYWIKIGMLCEVNPTLSFTEIVAREHRSAGVSAQPLEIVKHDEAA from the coding sequence ATGGGCATCGTGAATATTGAGGACGACCTGCACGAGCAGGTGCGCCGGGCGAGCAGAGTTTCGCTTCGTTCGATCAATGCGCAGGCGGCGTATTGGATCAAGATCGGCATGCTGTGCGAGGTCAATCCGACGCTCAGCTTCACCGAGATCGTCGCGCGCGAGCATCGGAGCGCAGGCGTTTCGGCACAGCCGCTGGAAATCGTGAAGCATGACGAAGCAGCCTGA
- a CDS encoding MucR family transcriptional regulator has protein sequence MSDQDSLNAVELATELTIAWLSNQNNRVTAEDVPTFLRTMHATVTELGSGAAAGAATEDSAPVQEFTPAVSVRKSLASKDHILSMIDGKPYRTLRRHLSTHGMTPEDYRRRYNLKADYPMVAESYSEQRRAMAKKIGLGAKGRAARSQTAPAAPAARGRGKSA, from the coding sequence ATGTCGGACCAGGACAGCCTGAACGCAGTCGAACTTGCAACCGAGCTGACGATTGCTTGGCTCAGCAATCAGAATAATCGGGTGACCGCGGAGGATGTACCGACATTTCTGCGCACGATGCACGCGACGGTAACTGAGCTGGGCAGCGGCGCGGCGGCGGGAGCGGCAACGGAAGACTCCGCGCCCGTGCAGGAATTCACGCCGGCAGTTTCGGTGCGCAAGTCGCTCGCTTCGAAGGATCACATCCTTTCGATGATCGACGGCAAGCCCTACCGGACCTTGCGCCGTCATCTCTCGACCCACGGCATGACGCCCGAGGATTATCGGCGCCGGTACAATCTCAAAGCCGATTATCCGATGGTCGCCGAAAGCTATTCGGAGCAGCGCCGCGCTATGGCCAAGAAGATCGGCCTGGGCGCCAAGGGCCGCGCTGCCCGCTCGCAGACCGCCCCTGCCGCGCCGGCCGCGCGCGGCCGCGGCAAGTCCGCCTGA
- the rpsA gene encoding 30S ribosomal protein S1: MATTANPSRDDFAALLEQTLGGAESFEGRVVIGTVTGIENDLAVIDVGLKSEGRVPLREFAAPGQKADLKVGDEVQVYVDRVENANGEAMLSRDRARREAAWDNLETEFAKTARVEGVIFGRVKGGFTVDLSGAVAFLPGSQVDIRPVRDVTPLMDIPQPFQILKMDRKRGNIVVSRRAVLEETRAEQRSGLIQSLAEGQVIDGVVKNITDYGAFVDLGGIDGLLHVTDLSYKRVNHPSEVLNIGDTVKVQIIRINRDTQRISLGMKQLESDPWDGAAAKYPVGEKLTGRVTNITEYGAFVELEAGIEGLVHVSEMSWTKKNVHPGKIVSTSQEVDVVVLEVDAEKRRISLGLKQAQNNPWEAFAAAHPVGTEVEGEVKNATEFGLFIGLDNDVDGMVHMSDIAWGISGEDALNLHRKGETVKAIVLAIEPDKERISLGMKQLERGGPSAAVAATGGDKLNKNAIVTVTVLEVRDAGLEVQVGEDGATGFIKRTDLGRDRDEQRPERFQVAQKFDAMVTGFDRSKKPTFSVKAMQIAEEKQAVQQYGSSDSGASLGDILGEALKARNEKN; this comes from the coding sequence ATGGCCACTACGGCAAACCCCAGCCGCGACGATTTCGCGGCGCTCCTCGAACAAACTCTCGGCGGCGCAGAAAGCTTTGAAGGCCGCGTCGTCATCGGCACCGTCACCGGCATCGAGAATGATCTCGCCGTGATCGACGTGGGCCTCAAGTCCGAAGGCCGCGTGCCGTTGCGCGAATTCGCGGCGCCGGGCCAGAAGGCGGACCTCAAGGTCGGTGACGAGGTGCAGGTCTATGTGGACCGCGTCGAGAACGCCAACGGCGAAGCGATGCTCAGCCGCGACCGCGCCCGCCGCGAAGCCGCATGGGACAATCTCGAAACCGAATTCGCCAAGACCGCACGCGTCGAGGGCGTCATCTTCGGCCGCGTCAAGGGCGGCTTCACCGTCGACCTTTCGGGCGCGGTGGCCTTCCTCCCCGGTTCGCAGGTCGATATCCGTCCGGTGCGCGACGTCACGCCGCTGATGGACATCCCCCAGCCCTTCCAGATCCTCAAGATGGACCGCAAGCGCGGCAACATCGTCGTGTCGCGTCGCGCAGTGCTCGAGGAAACCCGCGCCGAGCAGCGCTCGGGCCTGATCCAGTCGCTGGCCGAGGGCCAGGTGATCGACGGCGTCGTCAAGAACATCACCGATTACGGTGCGTTCGTGGATCTCGGCGGCATCGACGGCCTGCTCCATGTCACCGACCTCAGCTACAAGCGCGTCAACCATCCGAGCGAAGTGCTCAACATCGGTGACACGGTGAAGGTGCAGATCATCCGCATCAACCGCGACACGCAGCGCATCAGCCTCGGCATGAAGCAGCTCGAGAGCGATCCGTGGGATGGCGCCGCCGCCAAGTATCCGGTCGGCGAGAAGCTCACCGGCCGTGTGACCAACATCACCGAATATGGTGCGTTCGTCGAACTCGAAGCCGGCATCGAAGGCCTGGTTCACGTCTCGGAGATGAGCTGGACCAAGAAGAACGTCCATCCGGGCAAGATCGTCTCGACGTCGCAGGAAGTCGATGTGGTCGTTCTCGAGGTCGATGCCGAAAAGCGTCGCATCTCGCTGGGCCTCAAGCAGGCGCAGAACAACCCGTGGGAGGCCTTCGCGGCTGCCCATCCGGTCGGCACCGAAGTCGAAGGCGAAGTCAAGAACGCTACCGAGTTCGGCCTGTTCATCGGTCTCGACAACGACGTCGACGGCATGGTCCACATGTCGGACATCGCCTGGGGCATTTCGGGCGAGGACGCGCTCAACCTGCATCGCAAGGGCGAGACCGTTAAGGCGATCGTGCTCGCGATCGAGCCCGACAAGGAGCGCATCAGCCTCGGCATGAAGCAGCTCGAGCGTGGCGGTCCTTCGGCAGCGGTCGCCGCGACCGGCGGCGACAAGCTCAACAAGAACGCAATCGTCACCGTGACGGTTCTCGAAGTCCGCGACGCGGGCCTTGAGGTTCAGGTTGGCGAGGACGGCGCAACCGGCTTCATCAAGCGCACCGATCTCGGCCGCGACCGCGACGAGCAGCGCCCGGAGCGTTTCCAGGTGGCGCAGAAGTTCGACGCGATGGTCACCGGCTTCGATCGTTCGAAGAAGCCGACCTTCTCGGTCAAGGCGATGCAGATCGCCGAAGAGAAGCAGGCCGTTCAGCAATACGGCTCGTCCGATTCGGGCGCGTCGCTGGGCGACATTCTCGGCGAGGCCCTCAAGGCCCGCAACGAGAAGAACTGA
- the aroA gene encoding 3-phosphoshikimate 1-carboxyvinyltransferase yields MSHAEPRPLTLSARGPLRGTVTVPGDKSISHRALMFSALAVGESRIEGLLEGEDVLATAAAMRAMGAQIERGGDGVWRVHGVGVGGLLQPTSALDMGNSGTSTRLLMGLVASHPITATFTGDASLSGRPMGRVIEPLSRMGADITSSPGGQLPLMVRGINPAVPMEYTLPVASAQVKSAVLLAGLNTPGITRVIEPVPTRDHSERMLRGFGAELTVEDRPNGKIISITGEAELKPQHLIVPGDPSSAGFWMVAGSIVPGSEILIRNVCMNPTRTGLITALKLMGADIAEIDARDVGGEAVADLRVRHALLKAIEVPPELAPSMIDEYPILFVAAAFAQGRTVARGAHELRVKESDRIDAMRTALEAAGVHTEEYEDGLAIQGSGGELLPGNAQVASKLDHRIAMSMTVAALGARGPVTIDDVGPVATSYPDFFQTLEALGQ; encoded by the coding sequence ATGTCGCACGCCGAGCCCCGCCCCCTCACCCTCTCCGCGCGCGGTCCGCTGCGCGGCACCGTCACTGTCCCCGGCGACAAGTCGATCAGCCATCGCGCGCTGATGTTTTCGGCGCTGGCGGTAGGCGAAAGCCGGATCGAGGGACTGCTCGAGGGCGAAGACGTACTGGCAACTGCCGCGGCGATGCGCGCGATGGGCGCGCAGATCGAGCGTGGGGGCGACGGCGTATGGCGCGTTCACGGCGTCGGGGTAGGCGGCCTGCTCCAGCCGACAAGCGCGCTCGACATGGGCAATTCGGGAACCTCGACGCGCCTGCTGATGGGACTCGTCGCCAGCCACCCGATCACTGCGACCTTCACCGGCGACGCTTCGCTGTCGGGCCGCCCGATGGGGCGCGTCATCGAGCCGCTGTCGAGGATGGGCGCCGATATCACGTCATCGCCAGGCGGCCAGCTGCCGCTGATGGTGCGCGGGATCAATCCGGCGGTGCCGATGGAATACACCCTCCCCGTCGCCTCGGCGCAGGTGAAGTCGGCGGTGCTGCTTGCCGGGCTCAACACGCCGGGGATCACCCGCGTGATCGAGCCGGTGCCGACGCGCGATCACAGCGAGCGCATGCTGCGCGGGTTTGGTGCCGAGCTGACCGTCGAGGACAGGCCGAACGGCAAGATCATCTCGATCACCGGCGAGGCCGAGCTCAAGCCGCAGCACCTCATTGTGCCTGGCGACCCCTCGTCCGCCGGCTTCTGGATGGTGGCCGGGTCGATCGTGCCGGGCTCGGAGATACTGATCCGCAATGTCTGCATGAACCCGACCCGGACCGGACTGATCACTGCGCTCAAGCTGATGGGCGCCGACATCGCCGAGATCGACGCGCGCGACGTCGGCGGCGAGGCGGTCGCCGATCTGCGCGTGCGGCACGCACTGCTCAAGGCGATCGAAGTCCCTCCCGAACTCGCGCCTAGCATGATCGACGAATATCCGATCCTGTTCGTCGCGGCAGCGTTCGCCCAGGGCCGCACCGTTGCCCGCGGCGCACACGAGCTGCGCGTCAAGGAATCGGACCGGATCGACGCGATGCGCACCGCGCTCGAAGCCGCGGGCGTGCATACCGAGGAGTATGAGGACGGGCTCGCGATCCAGGGCTCGGGTGGCGAACTCCTGCCCGGCAACGCTCAGGTGGCCTCGAAGCTCGACCACCGCATCGCGATGAGCATGACCGTCGCCGCGCTCGGCGCACGCGGTCCGGTGACGATCGACGATGTCGGGCCGGTCGCGACCAGCTATCCCGATTTCTTCCAGACCCTCGAGGCACTTGGGCAATAA
- a CDS encoding ABC transporter substrate-binding protein yields the protein MQRSTLPVILLGLALAMGGCGSGQRKDDAPVVVSAIGGEAKAADPGAGPLDTAQRVLMGATAQGLVRFDAAGQIEPALAERWIVIDDGRSYIFRLREAYWPDGAPVTAAQVVRVLRRAAAPGSRNALAPFLAVIDEIVEMTPTVIEVRLRRPRPDLLKLFAQPELAVFRTGTLDGSGPFLAQPMARGVLLRPAPDPSRSRDTGAPEPEETVHLLGERAALALARFKARESDLILGGSFVDWPLVAPAELAPANIRLDQPLGLFGLAVVDREGFLAEPANRAAIAMAIDRGALTRAVRPDWMPLETLLPSQLDSAASPALPGWAALTLDARREAARARVQTWRRAHAEPLTLRIALPAGPGATLVWAHLAEAMLWIGVEPRRVGPGDAADLRLIDAVAPYDSGRWFVQTACVACSEQAMALIAAGREAPDLPERARRIAEADAALTADAAYIPLAQPLRWSLVALRLEAWQRNTRAWHPLNHLRNEAE from the coding sequence ATGCAGCGATCGACTCTTCCTGTGATTCTGCTTGGCCTTGCGCTGGCGATGGGAGGATGCGGCAGCGGACAGCGCAAGGACGATGCGCCGGTAGTGGTGAGTGCGATCGGCGGCGAGGCCAAGGCAGCCGATCCGGGCGCCGGGCCGCTGGATACCGCGCAGCGCGTGCTGATGGGCGCGACCGCGCAGGGGCTGGTGCGGTTCGACGCGGCGGGCCAGATCGAGCCGGCGCTGGCGGAGCGCTGGATCGTCATCGACGATGGCCGCAGCTACATCTTCCGGCTGCGCGAAGCCTATTGGCCCGACGGCGCGCCGGTCACCGCAGCACAGGTGGTGCGCGTGCTGCGCCGGGCCGCCGCGCCGGGCAGCCGCAACGCGCTGGCGCCGTTCCTCGCAGTGATCGACGAGATCGTCGAGATGACCCCGACGGTGATCGAAGTGCGCCTGCGGCGCCCCCGGCCCGATCTGCTCAAGCTGTTCGCCCAGCCGGAACTCGCGGTGTTCCGCACCGGCACGCTGGACGGCAGCGGCCCGTTCCTCGCCCAGCCGATGGCGCGCGGGGTGCTGCTGCGCCCTGCCCCCGATCCGAGCCGCAGCCGCGACACGGGAGCGCCCGAGCCCGAGGAAACCGTTCATCTGCTCGGCGAACGGGCTGCACTGGCGCTGGCGCGGTTCAAGGCACGCGAATCCGACCTGATCCTCGGCGGGAGCTTCGTCGACTGGCCGCTGGTCGCGCCCGCCGAACTGGCGCCCGCCAATATCCGCCTCGACCAGCCGCTGGGGCTGTTCGGGCTGGCGGTGGTCGATCGGGAGGGCTTCCTCGCCGAGCCGGCCAACCGCGCTGCGATTGCGATGGCGATCGACCGCGGGGCGCTGACCCGGGCGGTGCGACCCGATTGGATGCCGCTGGAGACCTTGCTTCCCAGCCAGCTCGACTCCGCAGCATCACCGGCGCTGCCGGGCTGGGCGGCGCTGACGCTGGACGCGCGCCGCGAGGCGGCAAGGGCAAGGGTGCAAACGTGGCGGCGAGCACATGCAGAACCGCTGACGCTGCGCATCGCGCTGCCCGCCGGGCCCGGGGCAACGCTGGTCTGGGCGCATCTGGCCGAAGCGATGCTGTGGATCGGCGTGGAGCCCAGACGCGTGGGACCGGGCGACGCGGCCGATCTGCGGCTGATCGACGCAGTCGCGCCCTATGACAGCGGCCGCTGGTTCGTGCAGACTGCATGCGTCGCCTGTTCGGAGCAGGCCATGGCGCTGATCGCAGCGGGCCGCGAGGCGCCCGACCTGCCCGAACGCGCGCGGCGCATTGCCGAGGCCGATGCGGCGCTGACCGCCGACGCGGCGTATATCCCGCTTGCCCAGCCGCTGCGCTGGTCTCTGGTCGCGCTGCGGCTGGAGGCGTGGCAGCGGAACACGCGGGCATGGCACCCGTTGAACCATCTGCGAAACGAAGCGGAGTAA
- a CDS encoding TIGR02300 family protein, producing the protein MVKPEWGTKRACPKCGTRFYDLTKDEPVTCISCSFSWEPEPILKSKQPLPFEAVKASPAKAEAVDSDLGDEDLDIAEDEEPSPDDDVDLGGDDDLGVETGKDEDEQ; encoded by the coding sequence ATGGTGAAGCCGGAATGGGGCACCAAGCGCGCGTGCCCGAAGTGCGGGACTCGCTTCTACGATCTGACCAAGGACGAGCCGGTCACCTGCATCAGCTGCTCCTTCTCTTGGGAGCCTGAGCCGATCCTGAAGTCGAAGCAGCCGCTGCCGTTCGAAGCGGTCAAGGCCAGCCCCGCCAAGGCGGAGGCTGTCGATTCGGACCTGGGCGACGAGGATCTGGACATCGCCGAGGACGAAGAGCCCTCGCCGGACGACGACGTCGATCTAGGCGGCGACGACGATCTCGGCGTCGAGACCGGCAAGGACGAAGACGAACAGTAA